A single Lactuca sativa cultivar Salinas chromosome 8, Lsat_Salinas_v11, whole genome shotgun sequence DNA region contains:
- the LOC111878239 gene encoding putative clathrin assembly protein At5g35200 isoform X2: MSGGGTQNSLRKALGAIKDSTTVNIAKVSSDYKELDINIVKATNHVERPAKEKHIRAIFAAISATRPRADVAYCIHALARRLSKTHNWAVALKTLIVIHRALREVDPTFQEELLNYGRSRNHVLNLSYFKDDSSPNAWDYSGWVRTYALYLEERLECFRVLKYDVETDRPRTKDLDTPDLLEQLPALQQLLFRVLGCQPQGAAVHNFVIQLALSMVASESMKIYNAISDGSVNLVDKFFEMQRHDALKALDIYRRAGQQAERLSEFYEVCKSLDIGRGDRFIKIEQPPSSFLQAMEEYVKEAPRASTVHKDLDSKPKTILAIEYKKETEVQEKQSESPPPPAPVAEPVAEPVKVEVVASKPPPDLLGLDDPVTDVSEFDQKNSLALAIVPVDQPTSTATTSFNGTSGWELALVTAPSSNGTTASASKLAGGLDKLTLDSLYDDAIRRTNQNQTASFNPWEHGPLAGTMMPPPQTAPGSFYGSTALPAPHNIQMAMAQQQHQQQAFMFQQQQMMMMAPPQQSANPFANPYGPTSHPYGSGVPVQSYNPYTGLI, encoded by the exons ATGTCAGGTGGTGGAACTCAAAACAGTTTACGGAAAGCTCTTGGAGCAATTAAGGACAGCACAACTGTCAATATAGCTAAAGTTAGTAGTGACTACAAG GAATTGGATATAAATATTGTCAAGGCAACAAACCATGTTGAGCGCCCAGCAAAAGAAAAGCATATACGTG CTATATTTGCAGCTATCTCAGCTACAAGACCTCGAGCTGATGTTGCTTATTGCATACATGCTCTTGCAAGAAGATTGTCAAAGACACATAATTGGGCT GTTGCTTTGAAAACCTTAATTGTTATTCATCGGGCCTTGAGGGAGGTGGACCCCACATTTCAAGAGGAACTTCTCAACTATGGAAGAAGCAGAAACCATGTGCTCAACTTATCGTACTTCAAAGATGATTCTAGTCCAAATG CATGGGATTATTCTGGCTGGGTTAGGACATACGCATTATATTTGGAAGAAAGGCTTGAATGCTTCAGAGTCTTGAAATATGATGTTGAAACAGATCGCCCT AGAACAAAAGATCTTGATACTCCTGATCTACTTGAACAACTACCAGCTCTTCAGCAACTTTTATTTCGTGTTTTAGGTTGTCAG CCACAAGGAGCAGCAGTTCATAACTTTGTGATTCAGCTGGCACTTTCTATG GTTGCCTCTGAAAGCATGAAAATCTACAATGCAATTAGTGATGGTTCAGTTAATTTGGTAGACAAG TTCTTTGAGATGCAACGACATGATGCTCTTAAGGCTCTTGATATATATAGGAGAGCTGGACAACAG GCTGAAAGATTGTCTGAGTTTTATGAAGTATGTAAAAGTCTTGATATTGGACGTGGGGACAGGTTCATTAAGATTGAGCAG CCCCCATCTTCATTTCTACAAGCCATGGAAGAATACGTGAAAGAAGCTCCTCGTGCTTCTACTGTTCATAAAGATCTG GATAGCAAACCGAAAACAATTTTGGCCATAGAATACAAAAAGGAAACAGAGGTTCAAGAGAAACAGTCAGAATCTCCACCACCTCCTGCACCCGTGGCTGAACCGGTGGCTGAACCCGTTAAGGTGGAAGTGGTTGCCTCCAAACCACCACCAGATTTATTG GGTTTGGATGATCCGGTTACAGACGTGTCTGAATTTGACCAGAAGAATTCTTTAGCTTTGGCTATTGTTCCCGTTG ACCAACCAACTTCAACCGCCACAACTTCATTCAACGGAACTTCGGGATGGGAGTTGGCCCTAGTTACCGCTCCAAGCTCTAATGGGACCACCGCTTCCGCAAGCAAATTG GCGGGAGGGCTAGACAAACTTACACTCGATAGTCTCTACGATGACGCAATCAGAAGAACCAACCAAAACCAAACCGCGAGCTTCAACCCATGGGAACACGGTCCACTAGCCGGGACCATGATGCCGCCGCCACAAACCGCACCGGGCTCATTCTATGGCTCAACCGCCCTACCCGCACCACACAACATACAAATGGCTATggctcaacaacaacatcaacaacaagCCTTCATGTTCCAACAACAACAAATGATGATGATGGCCCCACCACAACAAAGTGCAAACCCATTTGCAAACCCGTATGGGCCCACCTCGCACCCTTATGGGTCGGGTGTGCCGGTTCAATCGTATAATCCATATACGGGACTTATATAG
- the LOC111878239 gene encoding putative clathrin assembly protein At5g35200 isoform X1: protein MSGGGTQNSLRKALGAIKDSTTVNIAKVSSDYKELDINIVKATNHVERPAKEKHIRAIFAAISATRPRADVAYCIHALARRLSKTHNWAVALKTLIVIHRALREVDPTFQEELLNYGRSRNHVLNLSYFKDDSSPNAWDYSGWVRTYALYLEERLECFRVLKYDVETDRPRTKDLDTPDLLEQLPALQQLLFRVLGCQPQGAAVHNFVIQLALSMVASESMKIYNAISDGSVNLVDKFFEMQRHDALKALDIYRRAGQQAERLSEFYEVCKSLDIGRGDRFIKIEQPPSSFLQAMEEYVKEAPRASTVHKDLQDSKPKTILAIEYKKETEVQEKQSESPPPPAPVAEPVAEPVKVEVVASKPPPDLLGLDDPVTDVSEFDQKNSLALAIVPVDQPTSTATTSFNGTSGWELALVTAPSSNGTTASASKLAGGLDKLTLDSLYDDAIRRTNQNQTASFNPWEHGPLAGTMMPPPQTAPGSFYGSTALPAPHNIQMAMAQQQHQQQAFMFQQQQMMMMAPPQQSANPFANPYGPTSHPYGSGVPVQSYNPYTGLI, encoded by the exons ATGTCAGGTGGTGGAACTCAAAACAGTTTACGGAAAGCTCTTGGAGCAATTAAGGACAGCACAACTGTCAATATAGCTAAAGTTAGTAGTGACTACAAG GAATTGGATATAAATATTGTCAAGGCAACAAACCATGTTGAGCGCCCAGCAAAAGAAAAGCATATACGTG CTATATTTGCAGCTATCTCAGCTACAAGACCTCGAGCTGATGTTGCTTATTGCATACATGCTCTTGCAAGAAGATTGTCAAAGACACATAATTGGGCT GTTGCTTTGAAAACCTTAATTGTTATTCATCGGGCCTTGAGGGAGGTGGACCCCACATTTCAAGAGGAACTTCTCAACTATGGAAGAAGCAGAAACCATGTGCTCAACTTATCGTACTTCAAAGATGATTCTAGTCCAAATG CATGGGATTATTCTGGCTGGGTTAGGACATACGCATTATATTTGGAAGAAAGGCTTGAATGCTTCAGAGTCTTGAAATATGATGTTGAAACAGATCGCCCT AGAACAAAAGATCTTGATACTCCTGATCTACTTGAACAACTACCAGCTCTTCAGCAACTTTTATTTCGTGTTTTAGGTTGTCAG CCACAAGGAGCAGCAGTTCATAACTTTGTGATTCAGCTGGCACTTTCTATG GTTGCCTCTGAAAGCATGAAAATCTACAATGCAATTAGTGATGGTTCAGTTAATTTGGTAGACAAG TTCTTTGAGATGCAACGACATGATGCTCTTAAGGCTCTTGATATATATAGGAGAGCTGGACAACAG GCTGAAAGATTGTCTGAGTTTTATGAAGTATGTAAAAGTCTTGATATTGGACGTGGGGACAGGTTCATTAAGATTGAGCAG CCCCCATCTTCATTTCTACAAGCCATGGAAGAATACGTGAAAGAAGCTCCTCGTGCTTCTACTGTTCATAAAGATCTG CAGGATAGCAAACCGAAAACAATTTTGGCCATAGAATACAAAAAGGAAACAGAGGTTCAAGAGAAACAGTCAGAATCTCCACCACCTCCTGCACCCGTGGCTGAACCGGTGGCTGAACCCGTTAAGGTGGAAGTGGTTGCCTCCAAACCACCACCAGATTTATTG GGTTTGGATGATCCGGTTACAGACGTGTCTGAATTTGACCAGAAGAATTCTTTAGCTTTGGCTATTGTTCCCGTTG ACCAACCAACTTCAACCGCCACAACTTCATTCAACGGAACTTCGGGATGGGAGTTGGCCCTAGTTACCGCTCCAAGCTCTAATGGGACCACCGCTTCCGCAAGCAAATTG GCGGGAGGGCTAGACAAACTTACACTCGATAGTCTCTACGATGACGCAATCAGAAGAACCAACCAAAACCAAACCGCGAGCTTCAACCCATGGGAACACGGTCCACTAGCCGGGACCATGATGCCGCCGCCACAAACCGCACCGGGCTCATTCTATGGCTCAACCGCCCTACCCGCACCACACAACATACAAATGGCTATggctcaacaacaacatcaacaacaagCCTTCATGTTCCAACAACAACAAATGATGATGATGGCCCCACCACAACAAAGTGCAAACCCATTTGCAAACCCGTATGGGCCCACCTCGCACCCTTATGGGTCGGGTGTGCCGGTTCAATCGTATAATCCATATACGGGACTTATATAG